In Syngnathoides biaculeatus isolate LvHL_M chromosome 5, ASM1980259v1, whole genome shotgun sequence, the following are encoded in one genomic region:
- the iqcg gene encoding dynein regulatory complex protein 9 isoform X3 — translation MTTCPQMYLSQIQSLRLAAVLEECSDQLDILEHALTIKIYKECCTEESQQVSKLQAELQEKQSFTCLLQVVDGQDQEKNAESNKREAKREMERRRRTLPKQQATLQQKVDQLKELQTVYDDLNNRLHRLIESNAARKDLEDRSTEQQLQKTQIEMREAEKRLEDKVVLLKEHLNLQERVHEESKIFLKKQNAELQEQLRQWQQCTEQNMQEKEQHLTRTRYKRTTNLEKLTTMQKKYSEMEQVVKEEREEEERLHQLEVRNKAALKVQSWWRGCMVRKGFGIYRKVEDKKSKKKKEGKKKK, via the exons atgacaacatgCCCCCAGATGTATTTGTCCCAGATCCAAAGTCTCAGGCTGGCAGCTGTTCTTGAAGAGTGCTCAGACCAGCTGGACATACTAGAACATGCTTTGACCATCAAGATCTACAAGGAGTGCTGTACTGAAGAGTCACAG CAGGTGTCCAAGTTACAGGCTGAGCTACaggagaaacagagtttcaccTGCCTGCTCCAGGTCGTGGACGGACAGGACCAGGAGAAGAATGCTGAGAGCAACAAAAG AGAGGCAAAGAGGGAGATGGAGAGGAGAAGACGTACACTTCCAAAACAACAAGCGACGCTCCAACAGAAAGTCGATCAACTAAAG GAACTACAAACAGTGTACGATGATCTAAACAATCGGCTGCACAGACTTATTGAGTCAAATGCTGCAAGAAAGGATCTCGAGGATAGAAGTACTGAGCAGCAGCTCCAGAAAACCCAAATTGAGATGAGGGAAGCTGAGAAGCGACTTGAAGACAAAGTTGTT TTGCTGAAGGAACATTTGAATCTGCAGGAGAGAGTTCATGAAGAATCAAAGATTttcctgaaaaaacaaaatgcg GAATTACAAGAGCAGCTACGACAGTGGCAGCAGtgcactgaacagaacatgcaaGAGAAGGAGCAGCATCTCACCCGCACACGCTACAAGAGAACCACAAACTTGGAAAAATTGaccacaatgcaaaaaaag tacAGCGAGATGGAGCAGGTGGTGAAGGAGGaaagggaagaggaggagagacTGCATCAGCTGGAGGTTAGGAATAAAGCTGCTCTCAAG GTGCAGTCTTGGTGGAGAGGCTGCATGGTCCGCAAAGGTTTTGGCATTTATCGCAAAGTAGAAGACAAGAaaagcaagaagaagaaagagggaaagaagaagaaatga
- the iqcg gene encoding dynein regulatory complex protein 9 isoform X1, protein MTTCPQMYLSQIQSLRLAAVLEECSDQLDILEHALTIKIYKECCTEESQARVKKVKRDCHYISQQVSKLQAELQEKQSFTCLLQVVDGQDQEKNAESNKREAKREMERRRRTLPKQQATLQQKVDQLKELQTVYDDLNNRLHRLIESNAARKDLEDRSTEQQLQKTQIEMREAEKRLEDKVVLLKEHLNLQERVHEESKIFLKKQNAELQEQLRQWQQCTEQNMQEKEQHLTRTRYKRTTNLEKLTTMQKKYSEMEQVVKEEREEEERLHQLEVRNKAALKVQSWWRGCMVRKGFGIYRKVEDKKSKKKKEGKKKK, encoded by the exons atgacaacatgCCCCCAGATGTATTTGTCCCAGATCCAAAGTCTCAGGCTGGCAGCTGTTCTTGAAGAGTGCTCAGACCAGCTGGACATACTAGAACATGCTTTGACCATCAAGATCTACAAGGAGTGCTGTACTGAAGAGTCACAG GCCAGAGTGAAAAAGGTGAAACGAGATTG TCACTATATTTCACAGCAGGTGTCCAAGTTACAGGCTGAGCTACaggagaaacagagtttcaccTGCCTGCTCCAGGTCGTGGACGGACAGGACCAGGAGAAGAATGCTGAGAGCAACAAAAG AGAGGCAAAGAGGGAGATGGAGAGGAGAAGACGTACACTTCCAAAACAACAAGCGACGCTCCAACAGAAAGTCGATCAACTAAAG GAACTACAAACAGTGTACGATGATCTAAACAATCGGCTGCACAGACTTATTGAGTCAAATGCTGCAAGAAAGGATCTCGAGGATAGAAGTACTGAGCAGCAGCTCCAGAAAACCCAAATTGAGATGAGGGAAGCTGAGAAGCGACTTGAAGACAAAGTTGTT TTGCTGAAGGAACATTTGAATCTGCAGGAGAGAGTTCATGAAGAATCAAAGATTttcctgaaaaaacaaaatgcg GAATTACAAGAGCAGCTACGACAGTGGCAGCAGtgcactgaacagaacatgcaaGAGAAGGAGCAGCATCTCACCCGCACACGCTACAAGAGAACCACAAACTTGGAAAAATTGaccacaatgcaaaaaaag tacAGCGAGATGGAGCAGGTGGTGAAGGAGGaaagggaagaggaggagagacTGCATCAGCTGGAGGTTAGGAATAAAGCTGCTCTCAAG GTGCAGTCTTGGTGGAGAGGCTGCATGGTCCGCAAAGGTTTTGGCATTTATCGCAAAGTAGAAGACAAGAaaagcaagaagaagaaagagggaaagaagaagaaatga
- the iqcg gene encoding dynein regulatory complex protein 9 isoform X2 translates to MYLSQIQSLRLAAVLEECSDQLDILEHALTIKIYKECCTEESQARVKKVKRDCHYISQQVSKLQAELQEKQSFTCLLQVVDGQDQEKNAESNKREAKREMERRRRTLPKQQATLQQKVDQLKELQTVYDDLNNRLHRLIESNAARKDLEDRSTEQQLQKTQIEMREAEKRLEDKVVLLKEHLNLQERVHEESKIFLKKQNAELQEQLRQWQQCTEQNMQEKEQHLTRTRYKRTTNLEKLTTMQKKYSEMEQVVKEEREEEERLHQLEVRNKAALKVQSWWRGCMVRKGFGIYRKVEDKKSKKKKEGKKKK, encoded by the exons ATGTATTTGTCCCAGATCCAAAGTCTCAGGCTGGCAGCTGTTCTTGAAGAGTGCTCAGACCAGCTGGACATACTAGAACATGCTTTGACCATCAAGATCTACAAGGAGTGCTGTACTGAAGAGTCACAG GCCAGAGTGAAAAAGGTGAAACGAGATTG TCACTATATTTCACAGCAGGTGTCCAAGTTACAGGCTGAGCTACaggagaaacagagtttcaccTGCCTGCTCCAGGTCGTGGACGGACAGGACCAGGAGAAGAATGCTGAGAGCAACAAAAG AGAGGCAAAGAGGGAGATGGAGAGGAGAAGACGTACACTTCCAAAACAACAAGCGACGCTCCAACAGAAAGTCGATCAACTAAAG GAACTACAAACAGTGTACGATGATCTAAACAATCGGCTGCACAGACTTATTGAGTCAAATGCTGCAAGAAAGGATCTCGAGGATAGAAGTACTGAGCAGCAGCTCCAGAAAACCCAAATTGAGATGAGGGAAGCTGAGAAGCGACTTGAAGACAAAGTTGTT TTGCTGAAGGAACATTTGAATCTGCAGGAGAGAGTTCATGAAGAATCAAAGATTttcctgaaaaaacaaaatgcg GAATTACAAGAGCAGCTACGACAGTGGCAGCAGtgcactgaacagaacatgcaaGAGAAGGAGCAGCATCTCACCCGCACACGCTACAAGAGAACCACAAACTTGGAAAAATTGaccacaatgcaaaaaaag tacAGCGAGATGGAGCAGGTGGTGAAGGAGGaaagggaagaggaggagagacTGCATCAGCTGGAGGTTAGGAATAAAGCTGCTCTCAAG GTGCAGTCTTGGTGGAGAGGCTGCATGGTCCGCAAAGGTTTTGGCATTTATCGCAAAGTAGAAGACAAGAaaagcaagaagaagaaagagggaaagaagaagaaatga
- the iqcg gene encoding dynein regulatory complex protein 9 isoform X4 yields the protein MYLSQIQSLRLAAVLEECSDQLDILEHALTIKIYKECCTEESQQVSKLQAELQEKQSFTCLLQVVDGQDQEKNAESNKREAKREMERRRRTLPKQQATLQQKVDQLKELQTVYDDLNNRLHRLIESNAARKDLEDRSTEQQLQKTQIEMREAEKRLEDKVVLLKEHLNLQERVHEESKIFLKKQNAELQEQLRQWQQCTEQNMQEKEQHLTRTRYKRTTNLEKLTTMQKKYSEMEQVVKEEREEEERLHQLEVRNKAALKVQSWWRGCMVRKGFGIYRKVEDKKSKKKKEGKKKK from the exons ATGTATTTGTCCCAGATCCAAAGTCTCAGGCTGGCAGCTGTTCTTGAAGAGTGCTCAGACCAGCTGGACATACTAGAACATGCTTTGACCATCAAGATCTACAAGGAGTGCTGTACTGAAGAGTCACAG CAGGTGTCCAAGTTACAGGCTGAGCTACaggagaaacagagtttcaccTGCCTGCTCCAGGTCGTGGACGGACAGGACCAGGAGAAGAATGCTGAGAGCAACAAAAG AGAGGCAAAGAGGGAGATGGAGAGGAGAAGACGTACACTTCCAAAACAACAAGCGACGCTCCAACAGAAAGTCGATCAACTAAAG GAACTACAAACAGTGTACGATGATCTAAACAATCGGCTGCACAGACTTATTGAGTCAAATGCTGCAAGAAAGGATCTCGAGGATAGAAGTACTGAGCAGCAGCTCCAGAAAACCCAAATTGAGATGAGGGAAGCTGAGAAGCGACTTGAAGACAAAGTTGTT TTGCTGAAGGAACATTTGAATCTGCAGGAGAGAGTTCATGAAGAATCAAAGATTttcctgaaaaaacaaaatgcg GAATTACAAGAGCAGCTACGACAGTGGCAGCAGtgcactgaacagaacatgcaaGAGAAGGAGCAGCATCTCACCCGCACACGCTACAAGAGAACCACAAACTTGGAAAAATTGaccacaatgcaaaaaaag tacAGCGAGATGGAGCAGGTGGTGAAGGAGGaaagggaagaggaggagagacTGCATCAGCTGGAGGTTAGGAATAAAGCTGCTCTCAAG GTGCAGTCTTGGTGGAGAGGCTGCATGGTCCGCAAAGGTTTTGGCATTTATCGCAAAGTAGAAGACAAGAaaagcaagaagaagaaagagggaaagaagaagaaatga